In one Deltaproteobacteria bacterium genomic region, the following are encoded:
- a CDS encoding monomethylamine:corrinoid methyltransferase, which translates to AVARQGMTREEANEIALRLLAKYEDRAADAPMGKEYQECYNVPKGLPTQEHFDMYRRIKDELAGMGIEFPY; encoded by the coding sequence ATGCCGTCGCCCGGCAGGGCATGACCAGGGAGGAGGCCAATGAGATCGCCCTGAGGCTCCTGGCAAAATACGAGGACAGAGCGGCAGATGCCCCGATGGGCAAGGAGTACCAGGAGTGTTACAACGTTCCCAAAGGTCTGCCCACCCAGGAGCATTTCGACATGTACCGCCGGATAAAGGACGAACTGGCCGGGATGGGTATCGAGTTTCCCTATTAG